A window of the Oncorhynchus keta strain PuntledgeMale-10-30-2019 chromosome 21, Oket_V2, whole genome shotgun sequence genome harbors these coding sequences:
- the LOC118399763 gene encoding transcription factor HES-5-like: MAPTITSAMIYSKEHLTLTNKIRKPVVEKLRRDRINNSLEQLKSLLGPEILNQQSDSKLEKADILEMTVCFLRRQKQCQPVSSSSCSAPVNQGYSRCVQEIVHFLSTDEVKTPSQRKLLSHLLLDFQSLQPFSDKNRRESDLPQLSSPAQHSISKEKGPVNSALWRPW; the protein is encoded by the exons ATGGCACCGACAATCACTTCAGCCATGATCTACTCTAAGGAGCACCTGACTCTGACAAACAAG ATTAGAAAGCCAGTGGTGGAGAAGTTACGCAGAGATCGTATCAACAACAGCCTTGAGCAGCTCAAGTCTCTCCTGGGTCCAGAGATCCTCAACCAGCAGTCTGACTCCAAGCTGGAGAAAGCAGACATCCTGGAGATGACAGTTTGCTTCCTGAGACGACAGAAACAGTGCCAGCCAGTGAGCTCATCCTCATGCTCAGCACCTGTTAATCAGGGTTACTCCAGATGTGTCCAAGAGATTGTACACTTCCTGTCCACAGATGAGGTGAAGACACCATCTCAGAGAAAATTGCTGAGCCACTTGCTGCTGGACTTTCAGAGCCTGCAACCATTCTCTGATAAGAACAGAAGGGAGAGTGACCTGCCTCAGCTGAGCTCCCCAGCCCAGCACAGCATCAGCAAAGAGAAGGGTCCAGTTAACAGCGCCCTCTGGAGGCCCTGGTAG